CGCACGATGGTCGGCAGGTAGCGCTCGGATTCGGCCATTGCCAGGCCGCAGGTGGGCAGCGCGACGCAAGAGATCGCGTTCAGGCTCAGGCCGCTGGCGTCGACATGGTCGTCCAGCCCGTATTCCTTGACCAGCGCGTCGATCTTCGCCTTGTCCCTGGTGGCGACCTGGGCGACGATCACGTTCTGGTCGCAAGTCATGCGCAGCTCGCCCTGGTGGATGCGCGCGATGGCGCGCATGCCGCTCTGGCGCGGGTGGCCAGGCAGGTCGAGCAATCGGCCGCTGGGGATGCGCAGCGTCAGGTTCCACAAGCCCTTGCCCGCCTCGACCCAGCCAAAGCGGTCGCCGTTGTGCTCGAAGCGGTAGGGCCGGGGCGGTTCGATCTTGAAGGGCAGGCGCGACTGCAGCTCGTCGTGGTACCACTGCAGGCCGCGGTCGTCGATGGTGTATTTCAGGCGCGCGTGCTTGCGCTCGCTGCGGTCGCCGAAGTCGCGCTGCACGGCAATCGCGTGCCAGCAGGTCTCCAGCAGGTGCTCCTTGGGCACGTAGCCGATCAGGTCGCCCAGGGCAGCGTAGGTCTTGGCATCGCCCGCGGTCGCCCCCATGCTGCCGCCGGGCGCGAGGTTGAAGCCTTGCAACTCGTTCTTGTCGTCGAAGATGGCGATCAGGCCGAAGTCCTGGGCAAAGACGTCGATGTCGTTGTAGGGCGGGATGGCAATGCCGAACTTGAACTTGCGCGGCAGATAGGTCTTGCCCAGCAGCGGCTCTTCGTCCTGCGCGCCGTCGCTCACGCGCTCCAGTTGGTCTATCCACAACTCCTTGTAGGCGCTGGTCTGCGGCTTGACGTGGTGCATGAGCTTGAGCGCCCATTCATAGGCCTGCGCCTGTTGCACGGGCACAAGCGGATTGACCGAGCAGATCACGTTGCGCACGTCGTCGCCGCAGGCCGCCAGCGTCGAGAGGCCGGTGGCGTTGATGCCGCCGATCACCTCGCGCAGGCTTTCCTTTCTGATTTCGTGGAACTGGAAGGTCTGGCGCGTGGTGATGCGCAGCCCGCCCTTGGAGTGCGCGGTGAGCGCGTCCAGATCCAGCCATTGCCGGGGTGTGAGCACGCCGCCGGGCAGGCGCACGCGCACCATGAAGCCGTAGTCGGGCTCGAGCTTCTGGCGGCGGCGCTCGTCGCGGATGTCGCGGTTGTCCTGCATGTAGCTGCCGTGGAACTTCAGCAGCTTGGTGTCGCTCTCGCTGATCGATCCCGTCGTGCGGTCCAGCAGACCGAGGTCTATGGTGCCGCGCAGGAAGCGGCTTTGCGCCTTGATGTGCTCGAGGGCAGAGAGCTTCTTGTTCTTGGTGATGGTGAGCGTATCGGTCATGAAAAGAGTGCGCGAGTCCTCGCGAGAGGCGCGGCGCGCCTGCGCGGAGCAAGTTCAAAAAAACGAATGTGGCGAGTGCGGTCGTTCGCGGCCGAAGCCGCTCCCACAACGCAGCTCAGGAGTTCAGTCAGTAAACGTCGCGGGCGTAGCGGCCCTCGACCAGCAGAGTCTTGACCCAGTCGGCGGCGTCTTCGGGCGTTTTGCCGCCGTGCGCCACGGCAATCTGCGCCAGCGCCCGCTGCACGTCGCCGGCCATGCGCTCGGCGTCGCCGCAGACGTAGAAGTGCGCGCCGCCCTGCAGCCACTGCCAGACCTCGGCGCCGTGCTCGATCAGGCGGTGCTGTACGTAGACCTTTTCAGACTGATCGCGCGAGAAGGCCACTTCCAGATGCGTGAGCGCGCCGTCCTTCACGGCCTGCAGCCATTCGGTCTGGTAGAGGAAGTCGCTGTGGCGGTGCGGGTTGCCGAAGAACAGCCAGTTGCGGCCCGTGGCGCCGTCGGCCTGGCGTTGCTGCACGAAGGCGCGAAACGGCGCGACGCCGGTGCCGGGGCCCACCATGATGAGGTCGCGCGCCGGATCCTGGGGCAGGCGAAAGCGCTCGTTGGCCTCGATGAACACCGGCACCTGCGCGCCTTCCTCGGCAGCGCTCAAATAGCGGCTGCCCACGCCCCAGCGGGCCTCTCCTTCCTTCTCGAACTGCACCAGGGCCACCGTCAGGTGCACCTCTTCATCCACCAGCGCCTGGCTGCTGGCGATGGAATACATGCGCGGCGCCAGCGGCCGGAGCGCGGCAACGATGGCATCGGCGCTCCACTGGGTGGGCCAGGCGCGCAGCACGTCGATGAGCTGCGAGATGTTGAGCAACCTGGCCAGCTCGGCGCTGCCTTCGGGCTGCAGCAGGGCCGTGAGCGCTGCGTGCTTGCCGCGTTCAGCCAGTGCGGCAATGAAGGGGCGGGTGAGCACGGTGAGCTCGCGCCGGTGTGCGAGCCATTCGGACAGTGGCAGGGTCTCATCGCCGTGCGTGACGGCGGTGTCTGCGGCCAGCTTCAGAACCTCCAGCACGCGCTGCACCAGCTCGGGCGCCTGCGTGGGCCAGACGCCGAGCGCATCACCGGGCTGGTAGTGCAGGCCGCTGCCGGCCAGGGACAGCTCGATGTGGCGCACGTCCTTTTGGCTGCCGCTGCCGACGATGCGCTGGTTCACCAGCACCTCGGCCAGGTAGGGCCGCTCGCGCGACCAGGAGGCGTGCGCGGGGCGCAGCGGCAGGACTTCGGCGCTGGCGGCGTTGCTGGCCGCGGCTTGCCTGGGGCCCAGCAGCGCCTTGGCCTGCTGCAGCGCCTGGGCCGCCCAGGGCGTGGCCACGTAGTCCACGTCTACGTCGGCATCGGCGCGCTCGAGTACGCGCTTGGCACCGAGGGCGGCCAGGCGTTCGTCGATCTGACGACCGATGCCGCAGAAATCGACGTAGCTGGAATCGCCCAGCGCCAGCACGCCGAAAGACAGATTCGGCAGTTGCGGCGCACGCTTGCCGGTGAGGAATTCATGAAAGCCGCGCGAGTCGTCCGGCGGCTCGACCGCGTCGCCCTCGCTGTGCGTGCTGATGACGATGTAGAGGAATTGCTCCTTCTTCAGCTCCGCCGTGCGGTAGGCGTCGGCGCGCACGATGCGCACCGGCAGGCCCGCAGCCTGGACCTCGCCCGCAAGCCGCTCGGCCACGCGTTTGGCGTTGCCGGTCTGGCTGCCGTAGAGGATGGTCAGCTGCTGCTGCACCGCCGTGCCCGCGGCCAGCGCGACCGGCGTGGCGGCCTGCGGTGCGTCGGCGCGCAGGCGCGCAGCGGCCCCCGCCATGAAGCCGGCCAGCCATTCCAGAGCGGGCCGGTCCAGACCCTGCACCAGATCGGCGGCGGTTTGCGCTTTTTCGCGCGAAATGGGCAGGACGTCGAGTACGGCGTCGGCAATCTGTGTCATCGGGACCCTCTGCTGCTGATTCGTTTTGCACCGCGCGCGGCGGGCGTCTTGTCGACTGTAGTAAGCGGGCCGGCAAAGGGGAAGAATTGATTTTTCATAACCAAAGCAGTCGTATGAATATGGAAAAAAAGGAGCTGTTCGCGCAGACGGGGCAAGGGTTTCAGCCCAAAAACACTCTTGCGTGCTGGGGCCGCGCGATGAAATGCTGGCAGCCGCGCGCGCGGATGCGGTCGAACTCCTTGCTGGGCATCACCACTTCGATGATTTCCTGGGTGTCCTCGCGCGTGAGCTCCAGCTGCGCCAGCGGCCCGAGCGCCTGCGCCCGGTGCAGGCTCACGCGCAGCTCGCGCTCGTGCCTGGGGCGGCGTTGCGGCTCGCAGGGCTCGATCTCGATCTCGTGCGGGCGCACGTAGGCGACGCCGCTGGCGTCCGGGCTGCCCTGGCCCGCGGGCAGGGCAAAGTGCATGCTGCCCGAGCGCAGCTGCCCGCCCTGCACCCGCCCGTGAAACAGATTCATGTGGCCCAGAAAGCCGCAGACGAAGGCAGTGGCCGGTTCGTCGTACACCGCCTGCGGCGCGCCGCGCTGCTCCACGCGGCCCTTGTTCATGATGACGACTTCGTCGGCCACTTCCAGCGCTTCTTCCTGGTCGTGCGTGACGAAGATGCTGGTCACCTGCAACTCGTCGTGCAGGCGGCGCAGCCAGCGGCGCAGCTCCTTGCGCACCTTGGCGTCCAGCGCGCCGAAGGGCTCGTCGAGCAGCAGCACGCGCGGCTGCACCGCCAGCGCCCGCGCCAGGGCAATGCGCTGGCGCTGCCCGCCCGAGAGCGCCGCGGGGCGGCGGTCGGCCAGCCAGTCCAGCTGCACCAGCTGCAGCAGCTCCATCACCTTGTCGCGTATGCGCGCTTCGCTCGGGCGCTCGCGCCGGGGCTTGACGCGCAGGCCGAAGGCGACGTTGTCGAACACCGTCATGTGCTTGAACAGCGCGTAGTGCTGGAACACGAAGCCGACCTGCCGCTGGCGCACGCTGGCGTGCGCGGCGTCTTCGCCCTCGAGCAGCACCTGGCCCCGGTCCGGGTGCTCCAGCCCCGCGATGATGCGCAGCAGCGTCGTCTTGCCGCAGCCGGACGGGCCGAGCAGCGCGGTCAGGCGCCCGTCGGGGAAGGCCAGCGAGACGTCGGCGAGCGCGGTGAACGCGCCGAACTGCTTGTGGATGTGACGTACTTCGATGCTCATGGTGTGGGCTCCGTTGGGGTTTGCGCGCGCAGGCGCCACTCGGCCAGCGTCTTGAGCGCCAGCGTCAGCAGTGCCAGGAGCGCCAGCAGCGACGCCACAGAGAAGGCGGCCGCGAAGTTGTATTCGTTGTAGAGAATCTCGACGTGCAGCGGCATGGTGTTGGTCAGCCCGCGAATGTGGCCCGAGACCACGGACACCGCGCCGAACTCGCCCATGGCGCGCGCATTGCACAGGATCACGCCATAGAACAGGCCCCAGCGGATGTTGGGCAGCGTCACGTGCCAGAACACGCGCCAGCCGCTGGCGCCGAGCACGATGGCGGCTTCTTCCTCCTCCTGGCCTTGCGACTGCATCAGCGGGATCAGCTCGCGCGCGACGAAGGGCACGGTGACGAATACCGTCGCCAGCACGATGCCGGGCACGGCGAACAGGATCTGAATGCCTTGCGCCTGCAGCCAGGGGCCGAACCAGCCCTGGGCGCCGAACAAGAGAACGTAGATCAGGCCGGCGATCACCGGCGAGACCGAGAACGGCAGGTCGATCAGCGTGATGAGCAGGTTCTTGCCGCGGAAGTCGAAGCG
The DNA window shown above is from Comamonas sp. NLF-1-9 and carries:
- a CDS encoding assimilatory sulfite reductase (NADPH) flavoprotein subunit → MTQIADAVLDVLPISREKAQTAADLVQGLDRPALEWLAGFMAGAAARLRADAPQAATPVALAAGTAVQQQLTILYGSQTGNAKRVAERLAGEVQAAGLPVRIVRADAYRTAELKKEQFLYIVISTHSEGDAVEPPDDSRGFHEFLTGKRAPQLPNLSFGVLALGDSSYVDFCGIGRQIDERLAALGAKRVLERADADVDVDYVATPWAAQALQQAKALLGPRQAAASNAASAEVLPLRPAHASWSRERPYLAEVLVNQRIVGSGSQKDVRHIELSLAGSGLHYQPGDALGVWPTQAPELVQRVLEVLKLAADTAVTHGDETLPLSEWLAHRRELTVLTRPFIAALAERGKHAALTALLQPEGSAELARLLNISQLIDVLRAWPTQWSADAIVAALRPLAPRMYSIASSQALVDEEVHLTVALVQFEKEGEARWGVGSRYLSAAEEGAQVPVFIEANERFRLPQDPARDLIMVGPGTGVAPFRAFVQQRQADGATGRNWLFFGNPHRHSDFLYQTEWLQAVKDGALTHLEVAFSRDQSEKVYVQHRLIEHGAEVWQWLQGGAHFYVCGDAERMAGDVQRALAQIAVAHGGKTPEDAADWVKTLLVEGRYARDVY
- the cysW gene encoding sulfate ABC transporter permease subunit CysW; translated protein: MSTIGLALEPVRERAAALHRARTEGRGVRLALMGAAFVFLLLFLFLPLVAVFHEALAKGWQASLAAVTEPDALAAIRLTLTATAIAVPLNLVFGVCAAWAIARFDFRGKNLLITLIDLPFSVSPVIAGLIYVLLFGAQGWFGPWLQAQGIQILFAVPGIVLATVFVTVPFVARELIPLMQSQGQEEEEAAIVLGASGWRVFWHVTLPNIRWGLFYGVILCNARAMGEFGAVSVVSGHIRGLTNTMPLHVEILYNEYNFAAAFSVASLLALLALLTLALKTLAEWRLRAQTPTEPTP
- a CDS encoding NADPH-dependent assimilatory sulfite reductase hemoprotein subunit, which produces MTDTLTITKNKKLSALEHIKAQSRFLRGTIDLGLLDRTTGSISESDTKLLKFHGSYMQDNRDIRDERRRQKLEPDYGFMVRVRLPGGVLTPRQWLDLDALTAHSKGGLRITTRQTFQFHEIRKESLREVIGGINATGLSTLAACGDDVRNVICSVNPLVPVQQAQAYEWALKLMHHVKPQTSAYKELWIDQLERVSDGAQDEEPLLGKTYLPRKFKFGIAIPPYNDIDVFAQDFGLIAIFDDKNELQGFNLAPGGSMGATAGDAKTYAALGDLIGYVPKEHLLETCWHAIAVQRDFGDRSERKHARLKYTIDDRGLQWYHDELQSRLPFKIEPPRPYRFEHNGDRFGWVEAGKGLWNLTLRIPSGRLLDLPGHPRQSGMRAIARIHQGELRMTCDQNVIVAQVATRDKAKIDALVKEYGLDDHVDASGLSLNAISCVALPTCGLAMAESERYLPTIVRKMEALLDKHGLREEPIHFRMSGCPNGCSRPYIGEIALVGRAIGKYDLRLGADHLGERLNALYKENVGEEVILAALDELFARFAAEREAGEHFGDFVVRAKVVEPPRRRPVIQY
- a CDS encoding sulfate/molybdate ABC transporter ATP-binding protein produces the protein MSIEVRHIHKQFGAFTALADVSLAFPDGRLTALLGPSGCGKTTLLRIIAGLEHPDRGQVLLEGEDAAHASVRQRQVGFVFQHYALFKHMTVFDNVAFGLRVKPRRERPSEARIRDKVMELLQLVQLDWLADRRPAALSGGQRQRIALARALAVQPRVLLLDEPFGALDAKVRKELRRWLRRLHDELQVTSIFVTHDQEEALEVADEVVIMNKGRVEQRGAPQAVYDEPATAFVCGFLGHMNLFHGRVQGGQLRSGSMHFALPAGQGSPDASGVAYVRPHEIEIEPCEPQRRPRHERELRVSLHRAQALGPLAQLELTREDTQEIIEVVMPSKEFDRIRARGCQHFIARPQHARVFLG